One window of Triticum dicoccoides isolate Atlit2015 ecotype Zavitan chromosome 5A, WEW_v2.0, whole genome shotgun sequence genomic DNA carries:
- the LOC119299714 gene encoding uncharacterized protein LOC119299714, which yields MEHEGAVPAGEEGAESRVVIYELTVRVLRFVAKLDDGSERQVAEHDIEFESDGEVIDWSAIAITPIGDDVIYPISHEDMCEVLGIEDETEDAKPVNERAPVVTGHVSDELMAEGAIPVDDHVPEEIEMSYDKDYPKVEKGSIFPTMIDCRRAVRQWAINEEFNLGTHRANKSMWMAHCMAEDCPWKITCRLMADKAKTRVNKIGPAHTCVSSSRLNSAMASQDWVRERSKKILRKTPNIGCKDLQEKLEEDWNVTTGYDTVWKGRERAKDEIYGSWGSSFRYLFNFKAEMELRSPESIVEVDTKLLDGKVYFHGFFMALKPCVDGFHAGCRPYLSIDSTALNGKWNGHLAACTALDGHNWMFPLAFGFIEVEDEDNWTWFMTQLHRALGPISKLAICTDACTGLENAVNKVFPQAEQRECFRHLMQNFSKRYRGDIVGRMWGAAKTHRPSMFEYHFSKVLESSQTVGKYLQDYHNLKWMRSSFDTEIKCDYIHNNLAESFNNWIKGIKDLPVDGLADTLNGKIMKLLEKRRKIGEKLQGRMLPAVVQQVNNRTRGLGHLKVTRSSRWKCEVRDINKDNLRHVVNIEQRT from the exons ATGGAGCACGAGGGCGCAGTTCCAGCAGG GGAAGAAGGTGCGGAGTCGCGTGTTGTCATTTATGAATTAACAGTTAGAGTTCTCCGATTTGTCGCAAAGCTTGACGATGGCAGCGAGCGTCAAGTTGCCGAGCATGATATTGAGTTTGAG TCTGATGGTGAAGTCATTGATTGGTCCGCTATAGCGATAACTCCTATTGGTGATGATGTAATATATCCTATATCCCATGAAGACATGTGTGAGGTACTCGGAATTGAGGATGAGACCGAGGATGCTAAACCAGTAAATGAGCGAGCTCCAGTTGTTACGGGCCATGTTAGTGATGAGTTAATGGCTGAAGGAGCTATACCAGTTGATGATCACGTTCCCGAGGAGATAGAAATGTCATATGACAAAGATTATCCAAAAGTTGAGAAAGGCTCAATCTTTCCAACAATGATAGATTGTAGGAGGGCTGTGAGGCAATGGGCAATCAATGAAGAATTTAACCTTGGAACTCATAGAGCTAATAAGAGTATGTGGATGGCACATTGTATGGCCGAGGATTGTCCATGGAAAATAACATGTCGTTTGATGGCTGATAAGGCAAAGACCAGG GTTAACAAGATAGGGCCGGCACACACATGTGTTTCAAGTAGCAGATTAAATTCAGCAATGGCCTCACAAGATTGGGTTCGAGAAAGGTCTAAGAAAATTTTGAGGAAAACTCCAaacattggttgcaaggatttacaaGAGAAATTGGAGGAAGACTGGAATGTAACCACTGGCTATGACACTGTATGGAAGGGGAGAGAAAGAGCAAAGGATGAGATCTATGGGTCTTGGGGTAGTAGCTTTCGATACCTATTCAATTTTAAAGCAGAGATGGAACTGAGATCTCCCGAAAGCATTGTTGAGGTTGATACTAAACTATTGGATGGTAAGGTTTACTTCCACGGATTCTTTATGGCACTTAAGCCTTGTGTAGATGGCTTCCATGCAGGATGTAGACCTTATCTTAGCATAGACTCAACTGCATTAAATGGGAAGTGGAATGGTCATTTAGCTGCATGTACCGCTTTAGATGGTCATAATTGGATGTTTCCTCTTGCATTTGGTTTTATTGAGGTTGAAGATGAAGATAATTGGACATGGTTTATGACACAATTGCATAGAGCACTAGGTCCAATTTCAAAGCTTGCTATATGTACCGATGCATGCACAGGCTTAGAAAATGCAGTTAATAAAGTTTTCCCTCAGGCAGAACAAAGGGAGTGTTTCAGGCATTTGATGCAGAATTTTTCGAAAAGATATCGTGGTGACATAGTTGGACGCATGTGGGGTGCGGCCAAGACACATAGACCTTCAATGTTTGAGTACCATTTCTCCAAGGTTCTAGAATCTAGCCAAACTGTGGGCAAGTATTTGCAAGATTACCATAATCTGAAGTGGATGAGGTCTAGTTTTGACACCgagatcaagtgtgattacattcATAACAACCTCGCGGAGAGCTTCAACAATTGGATTAAAGGAATCAAAGATCTTCCTGTAGATGGGTTGGCTGACACACTTAATGGAAAGATAATGAAATTGCTCGAGAAAAGGAGAAAGATTGGGGAGAAGCTACAAGGACGGATGCTGCCAGCAGTTGTACAACAAGTGAATAATAGAACAAGAGGACTTGGGCACCTGAAAGTTACCAGATCAAGTAGGTGGAAGTGTGAGGTGAGGGACATCAACAAAGACAATTTGAGGCATGTGGTTAACATAGAACAGA GAACGTGA
- the LOC119297555 gene encoding uncharacterized protein LOC119297555 has protein sequence MEDYLHEYYSLERFRAAYRGVVEPLTDRSQWPNVKLDFLLHAPLPKSSVGRKRKSRLKSCLEKGGGNYKKKPPPKGQLGSQNRCKKCKQLGHRQAGCPTNGVKKRNPKSRKIKPNTEIDVECTIPGDVLQASPRPVTRSQSSLRSPLGGMSPLAVPQDSPRPRTRSQSSLGSPTGGMSSLAVPHASPRSMTRSQSSLGSPNGGMSPLVVPHASPRPMTRSQSSLGSPLGETSSSPVIQGSPGPITRRQLSMEIETPTSPSNVGVRPAKKLTPKRRKIV, from the exons ATGGAAGATTATCTTCATGAATACTACTCTCTAGAAAGGTTTAGGGCAGCTTATAGGGGGGTTGTTGAGCCTCTCACAGACCGGTCACAATGGCCTAATGTTAAATTAGACTTTCTGTTACATGCACCACTCCCCAAaagttcagtaggaagaaaaaggaAGTCAAGATTGAAAAGTTGCCTTGAAAAGGGAGGGGGGAATTATAAAAAGAAACCACCACCAAAAGGTCAATTAGGAAGCCAAAACAGGTGCAAGAAGTGTAAGCAATTGGGACATAGGCAAGCTGGTTGTCCGACTAATGGAGTGAAGAAAAG GAACCCAAAATCTAGAAAGATAAAGCCAAACACCGAAATTGATGTTGAATGTACAATCCCAGGAGATGTCCTGCAAGCCAGCCCTCGTCCTGTCACAAGGAG TCAATCATCTCTTCGTAGCCCTCTTGGAGGGATGTCTCCATTGGCTGTCCCACAAGACAGCCCTCGTCCTAGGACTAGGAG TCAATCTTCTCTTGGTAGCCCTACTGGAGGTATGTCATCGTTGGCTGTCCCACACGCTAGCCCTCGCTCTATGACGAGGAG TCAATCTTCTCTTGGTAGCCCTAATGGAGGGATGTCGCCGTTGGTTGTCCCACACGCTAGCCCTCGCCCTATGACGAGGAG TCAATCATCTCTTGGTAGCCCTCTTGGAGAGACATCTTCATCGCCTGTCATACAAGGCAGCCCTGGTCCAATCACAAGGAG GCAACTTTCTATGGAAATAGAGACTCCCACTTCTCCATCAAATGTTGGTGTGAGGCCCGCAAAGAAGCTTACGCCGAAGAGGAGAAAAATAGTTTAG